One Hemibagrus wyckioides isolate EC202008001 linkage group LG07, SWU_Hwy_1.0, whole genome shotgun sequence DNA segment encodes these proteins:
- the miga1 gene encoding mitoguardin 1, whose amino-acid sequence MAEDLLRDSSLSLKAAVLRAADLPLSVLSSLPQVSLSSGTKKLVAVAAFGAVSVLFLARRFRRRKGKKKVVQEQKRSDFLSTLPPLKDAACPAACPRPNLSLSLNSKSGFSCHAMSNGGLHSRLSSSLQSLASVKSVNSCSEGTSGSACWDRTDDGDLRNIVTTPENLYLMGMELFEEALRRWEEALNFRSRLADDEAECTSVKLGAGDAIAEETVEDIISGEFIRKLESLLQRAYRLQEEFEGALGFQDPSSHHSEKHNEGSAREDLDDSCWRDTVSIGSTDSFVSAAEISEHKAAMGLGSLCRYPFYEEALQMAEDGKISCRVLRTEMLECLGDTDFLAKLHCIRQACQVILQEISTRMFLADTGKKILSSIIAKARKNPKRFEEVYEEMIGFLEQREHWEKTEAELSARGVRHLNFYDIVLDFILMDSFEDLENPPMSITNVVNNRWLNDAFKETAVASSCWSVLKQKRQHVKDQDGFIAHFYAVCEHISPELAWGFLGPKSPLHDFCCFFKEQVLLFLKDIFDLEKVRYSSVDTLAEDVLHLLHYRAELLLSCTLSEYTPQANGCFGTVTRVVSGAPSETQVQ is encoded by the exons ATGGCAGAGGACTTGCTCAGAGACTCCTCGCTGTCCCTAAAGGCGGCCGTCCTCCGTGCGGCGGACCTTCCTCTGTCCGTCCTTTCCTCCCTTCCACAG GTGAGTCTGAGCTCTGGCACTAAAAAGCTGGTGGCCGTTGCTGCCTTCGGCGCCGTCTCCGTCCTCTTCCTCGCCCGTCGCTTCAGGCGGCGGAAAGGGAAGAAGAAAGTGGTGCAGGAGCAGAAGAGGTCTGACTTCCTCTCCACGCTTCCACCACTGAAAG ATGCTGCCTGCCCTGCTGCCTGCCCTCGTCCGAACCTCAGTCTGTCTCTGAACTCGAAGAGCGGCTTTTCCTGTCACGCCATGTCTAACGGGGGCTTACACAGCAGACTGTCCAGCTCCCTGCAGAGTCTGGCCTCG GTGAAGAGCGTGAACTCTTGCAGCGAGGGCACCAGTGGATCGGCCTGCTGGGACAGAACGGACGACGGCGATCTACGTAACATCGTCACCACTCCCGAAAACCTCTATCTCATGG GTATGGAGCTGTTCGAGGAGGCGCTGCGACGCTGGGAAGAAGCGCTAAATTTCCGTAGCCGCCTAGCTGACGACGAGGCCGAGTGCACTTCTGTAAAACTCGGAGCCGGAGACGCCATTGCCGAGGAGACCGTAGAG GACATCATCAGCGGCGAGTTCATCCGTAAACTGGAGTCTCTTCTGCAGAGAGCCTATCGGCTCCAGGAGGAGTTTGAAGGAGCGCTAGGATTCCAGGACCCGTCTTCACACCATAGCG AGAAGCACAACGAAGGCTCAGCGAGGGAGGATCTGGACGACTCGTGTTGGAGAGACACCGTGAGCATCGGCTCCACCGACTCCTTCGTGTCCGCGGCAGAG ATCTCTGAGCATAAGGCTGCCATGGGTCTCGGCTCTCTGTGCCGTTACCCATTCTACGAGGAGGCTCTGCAGATGGCTGAGGACGGGAAAATATCCTGTAGAGTTCTCCG AACCGAGATGCTAGAATGCCTCGGAGACACCGATTTCCTCGCCAAGCTACACTGCATCCGCCAGGCTTGTCAG GTCATTCTCCAAGAGATATCGACTCGGATGTTTCTGGCtgacacagggaaaaaaatCTTGTCCTCGATAATCGCGAAAGCCAGAAAG AATCCCAAGAGATTTGAGGAAGTTTATGAGGAGATGATCGGCTTCCTGGAGCAGAGGGAGCACTGGGAGAAAACCGAGGCTGAGCTCTCTGCCCGAGGG GTGAGGCATTTAAACTTCTACGACATCGTCCTTGACTTTATCCTAATGGATTCTTTTGAGGATCTGGAGAATCCGCCCATGTCCATCACGAACGTTGTCAACAACCGCTGGCTTAACGACGCCTTCAAAGAAACC GCGGTGGCTTCAAGCTGTTGGTCTGTTCTAAAGCAGAAGCGACAACACGTGAAG GATCAGGATGGCTTTATTGCTCACTTCTACGCGGTGTGTGAGCACATTAGTCCCGAGTTAGCTTGGGGTTTCCTGGGGCCTAAAAGCCCCTTGCATGACTTTTGCTGCTTCTTCAAG GAGCAGGTGCTACTCTTCTTGAAGGACATCTTCGATCTGGAGAAGGTGCGTTACTCCAGCGTGGACACACTGGCTGAAGACGTACTGCACCTGCTGCACTACCGAGCCGAGTTGCTTCTAAGCTGCACGCTCTCCGAATACACCCCCCAAGCTAACGGCTGCTTCGGCACCGTGACCCGAGTGGTGTCCGGTGCACCGTCCGAGACCCAGGTTCAGTGA
- the fubp1 gene encoding far upstream element-binding protein 1 isoform X1 — translation MADYTSVAPPSSNAGGGMNDAFKDALQRARQIAAKIGGDGVNPPPPTNEFAYGGQKRPLEDGDQPETKKVASDPFAAMGGMAGLPRPTSEEFKVPDGMVGFIIGRGGEQISRIQQESGCKIQIAPDSGGMPDRSVTLTGSPDSIMTAKRLLTEIVEKGRPTPFHNDGPGMSVQEIMIPASKAGLVIGKGGETIKQLQERAGVKMVMIQDGPQNTGADKPLRISGDPFKVQQAKDMVMDLIRDQGFREQRGEYGSRMGGGEGLDVPVPRFAVGIVIGRNGEMIKKIQNDTGVKIQFKPDDGTTPDRIAQIMGPPDRAQHAASIITDLLHSVQAGGPPGPGGRGRGRGHGNWNMGPPGGLQEFSFTVPTVKTGLIIGKGGETIKSISQQSGARIELQRNPPPNADPNIKMFTVRGTPQQIDYARQLVEEKIGGPVSPMGGPHGPPGPHGGPAPHGPPGPPGPPAPMGPYNPGPYNQGPPGPHGPPGPYQPQGWGNGYPHWQQGQPDPNKAAADANAAAWAAYYAQYQQQPQAPMTPTSAAAPGTTPANGQGDPQAPGQSGQADYTKAWEEYYKKMGQQGQQPQDYTKAWEEYYKKQGQAAPQAAGASSSQPGGQPDYSAAWAEYYRQQAAYYGQGASQPMGAAPPAQQLHQASLQPSISET, via the exons ATGGCTGATTACACGAGTGTGGCACCGCCGTCCTCCAACGCCGGCGGAGGAATGAACGACGCTTTTAAAGATGCACTACAGCGGGCGAGACAG ATAGCAGCTAAAATCGGGGGTGATGGAGTTAATCCACCTCCTCCTACCAACGAATTCGCATATGGAGGGCAGAAAAGGCCTTTGGAAGACGGGG ATCAGCCAGAAACAAAGAAAGTCGCAAGTGACC CTTTTGCTGCAATGGGTGGAATGGCTGGACTTCCAAG GCCTACATCCGAAGAGTTCAAGGTTCCAGACGGCATGGTTGGCTTTA TTATcggaagaggaggagagcagaTTTCAAGGATACAGCAAGAATCAGGATGCAAGATACAGATTGCTCCAG acAGTGGCGGCATGCCTGATCGCTCCGTGACGTTAACAGGCTCTCCAGATTCCATCAT GACCGCAAAGAGGTTACTGACAGAGATCGTGGAGAAGGGCAGACCGACTCCGTTTCACAACGACGGTCCCGGCATGTCTGTCCAGGAAATTATGATCCCGGCGTCCAAAGCTGGCCTCGTCATCGGAAAGGGAGGCGAGACGATTAAACAGTTACAG GAGCGAGCCGGGGTCAAGATGGTGATGATTCAGGATGGGCCTCAGAACACCGGGGCGGACAAACCGCTCAGGATTTCTGGAGATCCTTTTAAAGTTCAG CAAGCCAAAGACATGGTGATGGACCTGATCAGAGACCAGGGTTTCCGAGAGCAGAGGGGAGAATACGGATCACGCATGGGTGGAGGAGAAGGTTTGGAT GTTCCAGTGCCGCGCTTTGCAGTGGGGATTGTGATCGGCAGGAACGGTGAAATGATCAAGAAGATTCAGAATGACACTGGTGTTAAAATCCAGTTCAAACCAG ATGACGGCACCACACCAGACAGGATCGCTCAGATCATGGGTCCTCCTGACCGCGCGCAACATGCAGCCAGCATCATTACAGACCTGTTGCATAGTGTGCAAGCCGGTGGTCCACCAGGCCCTGGAGGAAGGGGCAGAGGTCGTGGCCATGGTAACTGGAACATGGGGCCACCAGGGGGCCTACAGGAGTTCTCCTTCACTGTTCCCACCGTTAAGACCGGCCTCATTATTGGCAAAG GAGGGGAGACGATTAAAAGCATAAGCCAGCAGTCTGGTGCCAGAATAGAGTTGCAGAGAAATCCTCCTCCCAACGCTGACCCCAACATAAAGATGTTCACTGTGCGTGGGACACCGCAGCAGATCGATTACGCCAGACAGCTTGTTGAGGAGAAGATCGGG GGTCCTGTAAGTCCTATGGGTGGACCGCACGGACCACCAGGACCACACGGAGGCCCTGCACCGCACGGTCCCCCAGGCCCACCCGGACCTCCTGCACCTATGGGGCCTTACAATCCAGGGCCCTACAACCAGGGACCTCCTGGACCACA TGGTCCTCCAGGGCCGTACCAACCTCAGGGATGGGGTAACGGTTACCCTCACTGGCAGCAAGGCCAGCCCGATCCCA ATAAAGCAGCGGCGGATGCCAACGCAGCAGCGTGGGCTGCCTATTACGCACAATACCAGCAGCAGCCTCAGGCTCCCATGACGCCCACCAGCGCCGCCGCTCCGGGCACCACTCCAGCTAACGGTCAAG GTGACCCGCAGGCTCCAGGTCAGAGCGGACAGGCAGATTACACCAAGGCCTGGGAAGAATATTACAAGAAAATGG GTCAACAAGGCCAGCAGCCGCAGGATTACACCAAAGCGTGGGAGGAGTATTATAAGAAACAAG GTCAGGCAGCCCCTCAGGCAGCTGGGGCGAGCTCCTCTCAGCCTGGAGGCCAGCCGGACTACAGCGCCGCGTGGGCTGAATATTACCGCCAGCAAGCGGCCTACTACGGCCAAGGCGCCTCTCAGCCCATGGGAGCAGCACCACCGGCTCAGCAG CTTCATCAGGCGTCCCTGCAGCCCAGCATCAGCGAGACCTAA
- the fubp1 gene encoding far upstream element-binding protein 1 isoform X2, with protein MADYTSVAPPSSNAGGGMNDAFKDALQRARQIAAKIGGDGVNPPPPTNEFAYGGQKRPLEDGDQPETKKVASDPFAAMGGMAGLPRPTSEEFKVPDGMVGFIIGRGGEQISRIQQESGCKIQIAPDSGGMPDRSVTLTGSPDSIMTAKRLLTEIVEKGRPTPFHNDGPGMSVQEIMIPASKAGLVIGKGGETIKQLQERAGVKMVMIQDGPQNTGADKPLRISGDPFKVQQAKDMVMDLIRDQGFREQRGEYGSRMGGGEGLDVPVPRFAVGIVIGRNGEMIKKIQNDTGVKIQFKPDDGTTPDRIAQIMGPPDRAQHAASIITDLLHSVQAGGPPGPGGRGRGRGHGNWNMGPPGGLQEFSFTVPTVKTGLIIGKGGETIKSISQQSGARIELQRNPPPNADPNIKMFTVRGTPQQIDYARQLVEEKIGGPVSPMGGPHGPPGPHGGPAPHGPPGPPGPPAPMGPYNPGPYNQGPPGPHGPPGPYQPQGWGNGYPHWQQGQPDPNKAAADANAAAWAAYYAQYQQQPQAPMTPTSAAAPGTTPANGQGQQGQQPQDYTKAWEEYYKKQGQAAPQAAGASSSQPGGQPDYSAAWAEYYRQQAAYYGQGASQPMGAAPPAQQLHQASLQPSISET; from the exons ATGGCTGATTACACGAGTGTGGCACCGCCGTCCTCCAACGCCGGCGGAGGAATGAACGACGCTTTTAAAGATGCACTACAGCGGGCGAGACAG ATAGCAGCTAAAATCGGGGGTGATGGAGTTAATCCACCTCCTCCTACCAACGAATTCGCATATGGAGGGCAGAAAAGGCCTTTGGAAGACGGGG ATCAGCCAGAAACAAAGAAAGTCGCAAGTGACC CTTTTGCTGCAATGGGTGGAATGGCTGGACTTCCAAG GCCTACATCCGAAGAGTTCAAGGTTCCAGACGGCATGGTTGGCTTTA TTATcggaagaggaggagagcagaTTTCAAGGATACAGCAAGAATCAGGATGCAAGATACAGATTGCTCCAG acAGTGGCGGCATGCCTGATCGCTCCGTGACGTTAACAGGCTCTCCAGATTCCATCAT GACCGCAAAGAGGTTACTGACAGAGATCGTGGAGAAGGGCAGACCGACTCCGTTTCACAACGACGGTCCCGGCATGTCTGTCCAGGAAATTATGATCCCGGCGTCCAAAGCTGGCCTCGTCATCGGAAAGGGAGGCGAGACGATTAAACAGTTACAG GAGCGAGCCGGGGTCAAGATGGTGATGATTCAGGATGGGCCTCAGAACACCGGGGCGGACAAACCGCTCAGGATTTCTGGAGATCCTTTTAAAGTTCAG CAAGCCAAAGACATGGTGATGGACCTGATCAGAGACCAGGGTTTCCGAGAGCAGAGGGGAGAATACGGATCACGCATGGGTGGAGGAGAAGGTTTGGAT GTTCCAGTGCCGCGCTTTGCAGTGGGGATTGTGATCGGCAGGAACGGTGAAATGATCAAGAAGATTCAGAATGACACTGGTGTTAAAATCCAGTTCAAACCAG ATGACGGCACCACACCAGACAGGATCGCTCAGATCATGGGTCCTCCTGACCGCGCGCAACATGCAGCCAGCATCATTACAGACCTGTTGCATAGTGTGCAAGCCGGTGGTCCACCAGGCCCTGGAGGAAGGGGCAGAGGTCGTGGCCATGGTAACTGGAACATGGGGCCACCAGGGGGCCTACAGGAGTTCTCCTTCACTGTTCCCACCGTTAAGACCGGCCTCATTATTGGCAAAG GAGGGGAGACGATTAAAAGCATAAGCCAGCAGTCTGGTGCCAGAATAGAGTTGCAGAGAAATCCTCCTCCCAACGCTGACCCCAACATAAAGATGTTCACTGTGCGTGGGACACCGCAGCAGATCGATTACGCCAGACAGCTTGTTGAGGAGAAGATCGGG GGTCCTGTAAGTCCTATGGGTGGACCGCACGGACCACCAGGACCACACGGAGGCCCTGCACCGCACGGTCCCCCAGGCCCACCCGGACCTCCTGCACCTATGGGGCCTTACAATCCAGGGCCCTACAACCAGGGACCTCCTGGACCACA TGGTCCTCCAGGGCCGTACCAACCTCAGGGATGGGGTAACGGTTACCCTCACTGGCAGCAAGGCCAGCCCGATCCCA ATAAAGCAGCGGCGGATGCCAACGCAGCAGCGTGGGCTGCCTATTACGCACAATACCAGCAGCAGCCTCAGGCTCCCATGACGCCCACCAGCGCCGCCGCTCCGGGCACCACTCCAGCTAACGGTCAAG GTCAACAAGGCCAGCAGCCGCAGGATTACACCAAAGCGTGGGAGGAGTATTATAAGAAACAAG GTCAGGCAGCCCCTCAGGCAGCTGGGGCGAGCTCCTCTCAGCCTGGAGGCCAGCCGGACTACAGCGCCGCGTGGGCTGAATATTACCGCCAGCAAGCGGCCTACTACGGCCAAGGCGCCTCTCAGCCCATGGGAGCAGCACCACCGGCTCAGCAG CTTCATCAGGCGTCCCTGCAGCCCAGCATCAGCGAGACCTAA